A region from the Wolbachia endosymbiont (group A) of Rhinocyllus conicus genome encodes:
- a CDS encoding MFS transporter, translated as MLFTDLINIISREFCFAKDVYSNILQLFGIVGLGAIVRPLGAFIFGHVGDRYGRRIALIITILLISIPSSLIAFIPSHNQVGIISTILLFAIHITQGIALGGEQGSSVYLIEHLSSRKENLGMYFGIMGCGRSIGVLLSAVIVIICKKTTDFCTWGWRLPFIFSAILGLISAYSIYTLGETPAYEKNRKQRNLPDLPIIELIKRHKRALILAILISVPVNVAVGFTIFLRTLAKEIASVDVYVTTYINEIVLIITSVLMPISSIAFGMLADKVGKERTAILFIAITMALCCPALSIAYYYKNYLIIMLSVMALSIIERGIVPIGIVASELFPTNVRFSGVSLSRNISYALHGGFTPMVCIWLTVTFPQTNLAAGLYIVFCLLVSVVAILQIKPQDKKCDWS; from the coding sequence ATGCTCTTCACTGATTTGATTAACATAATTAGCAGAGAGTTTTGTTTTGCAAAAGATGTCTACAGTAACATACTGCAATTATTTGGAATTGTAGGGCTAGGCGCGATTGTAAGGCCACTTGGTGCATTCATATTTGGTCACGTTGGTGACAGGTATGGAAGGAGGATAGCATTAATAATTACTATCTTGCTAATATCGATACCATCAAGTCTTATTGCATTTATTCCAAGTCACAATCAAGTAGGTATCATTTCTACTATATTGCTTTTTGCAATCCATATAACACAAGGAATTGCACTTGGTGGTGAACAAGGAAGTTCTGTTTATCTTATAGAACATTTATCCAGTAGGAAAGAGAACTTAGGAATGTATTTTGGAATAATGGGCTGTGGTCGCTCCATTGGTGTCTTGCTTTCTGCGGTGATAGTAATTATCTGCAAAAAAACTACTGATTTTTGTACCTGGGGTTGGAGATTGCCATTTATTTTCTCAGCTATTTTAGGATTAATTAGCGCGTATAGCATATACACATTGGGAGAAACTCCAGCATATGAAAAAAATCGAAAACAAAGAAATTTACCTGATTTGCCAATAATAGAGCTTATAAAGCGCCACAAGAGAGCTCTTATACTTGCTATTTTAATATCTGTACCTGTTAATGTTGCTGTCGGATTTACCATATTTCTTCGAACACTCGCAAAGGAAATAGCATCAGTGGATGTGTATGTAACGACATATATCAACGAAATTGTGCTCATTATAACCAGTGTATTAATGCCGATATCTTCAATAGCGTTTGGAATGTTGGCTGATAAAGTTGGAAAAGAGCGCACTGCAATCTTATTTATAGCAATTACAATGGCACTATGTTGTCCTGCGTTATCTATTGCATATTACTACAAAAATTACCTTATAATTATGCTTAGTGTAATGGCTCTTTCTATAATAGAAAGAGGTATAGTTCCCATAGGAATAGTTGCATCTGAACTCTTTCCCACCAATGTTAGATTTAGTGGTGTGAGCTTATCACGCAACATCTCTTATGCGTTACATGGAGGATTTACTCCTATGGTTTGTATTTGGTTGACTGTAACATTTCCTCAAACAAACCTTGCTGCTGGGCTTTATATAGTCTTCTGCTTGTTGGTCAGTGTGGTAGCAATATTGCAAATAAAACCGCAAGATAAAAAATGTGATTGGTCTTAG
- a CDS encoding valine--tRNA ligase — MLKEKYGFKEIEDKCNILWEGSKVYKWNGEKDNTFTIDTPPPTISGKLHIGHIFSYCHTDFIARFQRMLGKDVFYPIGFDGNGLPTERLVEQTYKTRAKEVGREKFIEMCHEVIEKSKQEFKELFKSVGISYDWSLEYHTISKETVTLSQMSFIDLYNKGYAYRKMQPILWDPVDKTAIAQAEIEDKVFESSLNTIVFSTHENEQINIATTRPELLPACVAVFCHPEDARYTHLIGKTAIVPIIKEKVPIIADDKVKIDKGTGLVMCCTFGDELDIYWQQKHNLPMKIIIDQDGRMNLHPPHGQKERAWIPVSGHWDDTIGGTGIQEIEEWIPVSGHWDDTIGATRMTGERATQMTKEDVIPPHPGVIPARDAGIYNEINGLKVTAARKRMIEILTEKELLIESTNISHSVKCAERSGAPLEILPTYQWFIKTLEQKAQVLDKAKECNWHPATMRKRMEVWIEGLNWDWCISRQRYFGVPFPAWYSKRKGEEGKIILAEIKDLPIDPLKDLPKGYSKEEVIPDQDVMDTWATSSITPQLSALAVNSEFSLPNHRYNTIFPADLRSQSHEIIRTWAFYTILKAHYHADSLPWKNIMISGWCLADDKKKMSKSKGNIITPHVILETYGADVVRYWAANSRLGVDTVYSENIFKIGKRLVTKLWNASKFVSMFMEKHQVMSINSAHETIDKWILSKLYKVIERATNNLLQFEYCEALGVIEEFFWKDFCDNYLELVKKRAYGSSEATLSAKQSLAYVLNVILRLFAPFLPYITEEIYHQLYSYNSVHNQSNWPSKEELIYDKYSEEMGDNCVQILNIIRKIKADNNVSVKHLIKKLVIKADLREDKLNQSAQNDLQAVCNAEMIEWMQSELETEDGKYIVNIDLY, encoded by the coding sequence ATGTTAAAAGAAAAATACGGCTTTAAAGAAATTGAAGACAAATGCAACATATTATGGGAAGGCAGTAAAGTTTATAAATGGAATGGTGAAAAGGATAACACTTTCACTATAGACACACCTCCACCAACAATATCGGGAAAACTCCATATTGGCCATATATTTAGCTATTGCCACACAGACTTTATTGCAAGGTTTCAACGCATGCTGGGGAAAGATGTGTTTTATCCAATTGGGTTTGATGGTAACGGCCTTCCCACTGAAAGATTGGTTGAACAAACCTATAAAACCCGTGCAAAAGAAGTTGGCAGAGAAAAATTTATAGAGATGTGCCATGAAGTTATTGAAAAATCAAAGCAAGAATTTAAGGAACTATTTAAATCGGTCGGCATTAGTTATGACTGGAGTTTGGAATATCACACGATCAGCAAGGAAACTGTGACACTTTCTCAAATGTCGTTTATCGATCTATATAATAAAGGGTATGCATATAGAAAAATGCAACCTATTCTTTGGGATCCGGTTGATAAAACCGCAATTGCGCAAGCAGAAATAGAAGATAAAGTTTTTGAGTCATCCTTAAATACGATAGTTTTCTCTACTCACGAAAATGAGCAGATCAATATTGCAACTACGCGACCTGAGTTACTTCCCGCATGCGTTGCAGTTTTTTGCCACCCAGAGGATGCGCGCTACACTCATCTGATCGGAAAAACAGCCATAGTGCCAATAATAAAGGAAAAAGTTCCAATAATAGCTGACGATAAGGTCAAAATAGATAAAGGCACTGGGCTTGTTATGTGTTGTACATTCGGTGATGAGCTCGACATATATTGGCAGCAAAAGCATAATCTGCCGATGAAAATTATCATCGATCAGGATGGGAGGATGAACCTGCATCCACCACATGGTCAGAAGGAAAGAGCATGGATCCCAGTGTCTGGGCACTGGGATGACACCATAGGTGGCACTGGAATCCAGGAAATAGAAGAATGGATCCCAGTGTCTGGGCACTGGGATGACACCATAGGGGCTACTCGGATGACAGGAGAAAGAGCTACTCAGATGACAAAAGAAGACGTCATTCCACCACACCCCGGCGTCATTCCAGCGCGTGACGCTGGAATCTACAATGAAATCAATGGATTGAAAGTTACAGCAGCAAGAAAGAGGATGATCGAAATCCTAACTGAGAAGGAGTTACTAATAGAAAGCACTAACATTTCTCATTCTGTTAAGTGCGCAGAAAGGTCTGGTGCACCACTTGAGATATTGCCTACTTATCAATGGTTTATCAAGACCTTAGAGCAAAAAGCTCAAGTATTAGATAAAGCAAAAGAATGCAATTGGCATCCAGCTACTATGCGTAAACGTATGGAAGTGTGGATAGAAGGGCTAAATTGGGACTGGTGCATCTCAAGGCAGCGCTATTTTGGTGTGCCATTTCCAGCGTGGTATTCCAAACGTAAGGGAGAAGAAGGTAAAATTATTCTAGCTGAGATAAAGGACCTACCTATAGATCCACTCAAAGATTTGCCAAAAGGGTATAGCAAAGAAGAGGTTATCCCAGATCAAGATGTAATGGATACCTGGGCCACAAGTTCAATTACTCCTCAACTAAGTGCACTGGCAGTAAACAGTGAGTTTAGCTTACCAAATCATCGCTATAATACAATATTTCCTGCAGATCTGCGCAGCCAGAGTCATGAGATAATAAGAACTTGGGCTTTTTATACGATTTTGAAAGCACATTATCATGCAGATTCTTTACCTTGGAAAAACATTATGATCAGCGGTTGGTGTTTAGCCGATGATAAGAAAAAGATGAGTAAATCAAAAGGTAACATCATCACTCCTCATGTAATACTTGAAACTTATGGAGCTGATGTAGTACGCTATTGGGCAGCGAACTCAAGGCTTGGAGTTGATACAGTCTACTCTGAAAATATATTTAAAATTGGCAAGCGCCTAGTTACAAAACTTTGGAACGCTAGCAAGTTTGTTTCCATGTTCATGGAAAAGCATCAAGTAATGAGCATAAATTCTGCTCACGAGACAATAGATAAGTGGATATTGTCTAAGTTATACAAAGTTATAGAAAGAGCAACGAATAACCTATTACAGTTTGAATACTGCGAAGCTTTGGGCGTAATAGAGGAATTTTTTTGGAAAGACTTTTGTGATAACTACTTGGAATTAGTAAAAAAACGCGCGTACGGAAGCAGTGAAGCAACCTTAAGTGCAAAACAAAGCTTGGCGTATGTGTTAAATGTTATTTTGCGGTTATTTGCACCTTTTTTGCCTTACATTACAGAAGAGATATACCACCAGTTGTATAGTTATAATTCTGTACACAATCAAAGTAATTGGCCGAGCAAAGAAGAGCTTATCTACGATAAATATTCAGAGGAAATGGGAGACAATTGCGTGCAGATATTAAACATTATCAGAAAGATAAAAGCAGATAATAATGTATCAGTTAAGCATTTGATAAAGAAATTAGTGATAAAAGCAGATCTACGAGAGGACAAATTGAATCAATCCGCGCAGAATGACCTACAAGCAGTTTGCAATGCGGAAATGATAGAGTGGATGCAGTCCGAGCTTGAAACTGAAGACGGGAAATACATAGTGAATATAGACTTATACTGA
- a CDS encoding nucleoside deaminase, with amino-acid sequence MELAIEQAKLAQKDDEVPIGAVIVSGSNVVSSAHNISNDPTAHAEMLAIKQACELLSTSTLYDSDIYVTLEPCPMCAQAISFARIKRLYFGAYNPKGGGIENGAKIFQFCSHIPEVYGGILETECSFLLKDFFEKLRDI; translated from the coding sequence ATGGAGCTTGCCATAGAGCAAGCCAAACTTGCTCAGAAAGATGATGAGGTTCCCATAGGTGCCGTAATAGTTAGTGGAAGCAATGTCGTTTCTTCTGCACACAACATATCCAACGATCCAACTGCACATGCAGAGATGTTAGCGATCAAGCAGGCATGTGAGTTGCTCTCAACTTCAACGCTTTATGATTCTGACATATACGTAACATTAGAACCATGTCCGATGTGTGCTCAAGCTATTTCCTTTGCCAGGATTAAACGATTGTACTTTGGAGCTTATAATCCAAAAGGTGGAGGAATTGAAAATGGTGCTAAGATATTTCAATTTTGCAGCCATATACCTGAAGTTTATGGTGGGATATTAGAAACAGAATGCTCTTTTTTGTTAAAGGATTTTTTTGAGAAACTGAGAGACATTTGA
- the rpsP gene encoding 30S ribosomal protein S16, translated as MVVKIRLARFGAKKRPFYRIVVADSRAPRDGRFIEKMGQYDPMLPKDNKNRVVVKADRLKHWLSVGAQATERVLWFIKKGIVTLETEPKKTEKKKVENEKAQGQEA; from the coding sequence ATGGTAGTTAAAATAAGGTTGGCAAGGTTTGGCGCAAAGAAACGCCCTTTTTATAGGATAGTTGTAGCTGATTCACGAGCACCAAGAGATGGGCGTTTTATTGAGAAAATGGGACAATATGATCCAATGTTACCAAAAGACAATAAAAATCGTGTTGTGGTGAAGGCTGATAGATTAAAACATTGGCTAAGCGTAGGTGCGCAAGCAACTGAAAGAGTACTATGGTTCATTAAAAAAGGCATAGTAACTTTAGAAACAGAACCAAAGAAAACAGAAAAGAAGAAAGTAGAGAACGAGAAAGCACAGGGACAAGAAGCATAA
- a CDS encoding nucleotide exchange factor GrpE, giving the protein MSDSSKEKKRKFADMVNRQKGDDQQSDNHKQTDDLNEDLNTLKERAAQLEDHLRRAVADNENVKRIMQKQISDASDYAVTKFARDMIDSCDNLKKVMEILKDGDPVHEGIKVAYQKIINDLKKHGIEEVDPLGELFDSNLHQAVVEREDNEKEPGTIIEVLQTGYTIKNRLLRPAMVILSKKSADCGSD; this is encoded by the coding sequence ATGTCAGACAGCAGTAAAGAAAAAAAGAGGAAATTTGCCGATATGGTAAATAGGCAGAAAGGTGACGACCAACAAAGTGATAACCATAAGCAAACTGATGATTTAAATGAAGATCTCAATACATTAAAAGAACGTGCAGCTCAGCTTGAAGATCATTTACGCCGTGCTGTTGCAGATAATGAAAACGTCAAACGTATAATGCAAAAGCAAATTAGCGATGCAAGTGACTATGCAGTCACAAAATTTGCACGTGATATGATCGACTCGTGCGACAATTTAAAAAAAGTAATGGAAATTTTGAAAGACGGTGATCCTGTTCATGAGGGGATTAAAGTAGCTTATCAAAAAATTATAAATGATCTAAAAAAACATGGAATAGAGGAAGTAGATCCACTTGGTGAGCTTTTTGATAGTAATTTACACCAAGCTGTTGTGGAAAGAGAAGACAATGAAAAAGAGCCTGGCACTATTATAGAAGTACTACAGACTGGTTATACTATCAAAAATAGGTTGCTCCGTCCTGCAATGGTTATTCTTTCTAAGAAATCTGCTGATTGTGGAAGCGATTAG
- a CDS encoding gamma carbonic anhydrase family protein, whose translation MYHILKYKDYEPKIDESAFIAGGSHIIGKVEIGKDASIWFNCVVRGDVGSIKIGDGTNIQDGTVIHVDRNPGGDTTIGNMVTVGHFCMLHACMVHDKAFIGMGSTVMDHAVVEPEAMVAAGSLVTHGKVIKSGEIWAGRPAKFFKKMSNEEIKHITQSAQNYIMLMKEYKN comes from the coding sequence ATGTATCACATTTTAAAATACAAAGATTATGAACCAAAAATAGACGAAAGTGCTTTCATCGCAGGTGGTTCGCATATCATAGGCAAGGTTGAAATAGGAAAAGATGCGAGCATCTGGTTTAATTGTGTGGTCAGAGGGGACGTTGGATCAATAAAAATAGGTGATGGAACAAATATTCAAGATGGAACGGTAATTCATGTGGATAGAAACCCAGGTGGTGATACAACTATTGGCAATATGGTAACAGTGGGACATTTTTGTATGTTGCATGCATGTATGGTGCATGATAAAGCGTTTATTGGTATGGGCTCTACCGTGATGGACCATGCAGTTGTGGAGCCTGAAGCTATGGTAGCTGCTGGCTCGCTAGTGACACATGGAAAAGTAATAAAAAGTGGGGAAATATGGGCTGGCAGGCCAGCAAAGTTCTTCAAAAAAATGTCGAATGAAGAAATTAAACATATTACACAATCAGCACAAAATTATATTATGCTAATGAAGGAATATAAAAATTAA
- the secG gene encoding preprotein translocase subunit SecG, whose protein sequence is MSVAVLSIFQVILVVVLVILVLLQPPGSSSLSGFSNTQQGVNSMIPVKSSENPLSRITAIVAGLFIINTLLLSGLYSKDVHKKSIAEKIILEKKQESEPTSVPFEN, encoded by the coding sequence ATGTCAGTAGCGGTATTAAGTATATTTCAAGTAATATTGGTTGTTGTGTTAGTAATTTTAGTGCTCTTGCAGCCGCCTGGGAGTAGTTCGTTAAGTGGTTTTAGTAATACACAACAGGGAGTCAATTCGATGATTCCGGTAAAATCTTCTGAAAACCCGCTCAGCAGAATAACGGCTATTGTTGCTGGATTGTTTATTATAAACACATTGCTATTGTCAGGATTATATTCAAAAGACGTACATAAAAAATCGATTGCAGAGAAAATTATATTAGAAAAAAAGCAAGAAAGTGAACCTACTTCTGTTCCATTTGAAAATTAA
- a CDS encoding polyprenyl synthetase family protein → MLNTDLTNNGKLDDVVSSDLSAMKDFIFKNVNDEGAKLATDIISHLVSSGGKKIRPKLVFIICKMLNYSGEDRINVAASVEFIHNATLLHDDVLDESEARHGVKTANKIWGNKSSILVGDLLLTLAFRWLIECGNLNILSILSKASHLLVKGEIKQMTTRFDPHTVRENYFDIIGEKTASLFSACCEAASTVSGATNDETERLKNFGFNFGMAFQIVDDMLDYTANQGTSGKQVGKDFFEGKVTLPAIIAYEKGSPAEQKFWEKCFSSARHNFDQALHYINHHNAIQLSMEKARYYINMAQNDISTFSDSFYKITLIDFLNASIERQM, encoded by the coding sequence ATGCTAAATACTGATTTAACAAATAATGGTAAATTAGACGATGTCGTATCTTCTGATTTATCAGCTATGAAGGACTTTATCTTCAAAAATGTCAATGATGAAGGTGCTAAGCTTGCTACTGATATTATATCTCATCTTGTTAGTTCAGGTGGAAAAAAAATAAGGCCTAAACTAGTTTTTATTATATGTAAAATGCTAAACTATTCTGGGGAGGATAGGATCAACGTTGCTGCATCGGTAGAGTTTATACACAATGCTACTTTACTTCATGATGATGTGCTCGATGAAAGTGAGGCACGCCATGGAGTTAAAACAGCGAATAAGATTTGGGGAAATAAATCAAGCATTTTAGTTGGTGATCTATTGTTGACTCTAGCATTTAGATGGCTTATAGAGTGTGGAAATTTAAATATTCTCTCTATTTTATCTAAAGCATCGCATTTACTTGTGAAGGGTGAAATAAAGCAGATGACAACACGTTTTGACCCCCACACAGTCAGGGAAAATTATTTTGATATCATTGGAGAAAAGACAGCATCTTTATTTTCTGCATGCTGTGAAGCTGCATCTACAGTATCTGGTGCAACAAATGACGAAACAGAGAGGCTAAAGAATTTTGGTTTTAATTTTGGTATGGCATTTCAAATAGTTGATGATATGCTCGATTATACTGCTAATCAAGGCACTTCTGGAAAACAAGTCGGAAAAGACTTTTTCGAAGGTAAAGTCACCTTACCTGCTATTATAGCATACGAAAAGGGCAGTCCAGCAGAGCAAAAATTCTGGGAAAAATGCTTTTCTTCAGCTAGACACAATTTTGACCAAGCATTACACTATATTAATCACCATAATGCCATTCAGCTTTCTATGGAAAAAGCTAGATACTACATTAATATGGCACAAAATGATATTAGTACTTTTTCTGATTCTTTTTATAAAATTACTTTAATTGACTTTTTAAATGCGAGCATAGAAAGACAAATGTAG
- the trpS gene encoding tryptophan--tRNA ligase, whose amino-acid sequence MTSIVFSGIQPSGVLHLGNYLGAIKQWIDLQHKYKSLFCIVDLHAITANKLPASELKSNIFKTAAAYIACGIDPEKSIIFNQSTVSGHAELGWLLGCYTPIGWLNRMTQFKDKAGGDKQKASLGLYSYPVLMAADILLYQTKYVPVGDDQKQHLELARDIASAFNNHYKLDYFIVPEILTLDCTSRIMSLRDGTSKMSKSDPSEYSCINLDDTDDLIVKKIEKAKTDSILGFDFATLECRPEISNLINIYSVLSNVNAEKVCEEVNKHDMKHFKKELADLIISVISPIRERMNDLLKDQFHLREILKKGTKKAAEIATHNIKEIKDIIGFAQ is encoded by the coding sequence ATGACAAGTATTGTCTTTTCAGGTATCCAGCCAAGTGGCGTACTACATTTAGGTAATTATCTTGGTGCAATCAAACAGTGGATAGACTTACAGCATAAATACAAATCTCTTTTTTGTATTGTCGACCTACATGCAATCACAGCAAATAAGCTTCCCGCAAGTGAATTAAAAAGTAATATTTTCAAAACAGCAGCAGCTTATATTGCATGTGGAATAGATCCAGAAAAGTCCATTATTTTTAATCAGTCCACGGTTAGTGGTCATGCAGAACTGGGCTGGCTGCTTGGGTGCTATACACCAATTGGTTGGCTTAATCGCATGACTCAATTTAAAGATAAAGCTGGCGGCGATAAACAAAAAGCCTCTCTTGGATTATATAGTTATCCAGTACTTATGGCTGCAGATATATTGTTGTATCAAACTAAATACGTTCCTGTTGGTGATGATCAAAAACAGCATTTGGAGCTTGCACGTGATATTGCATCAGCTTTTAACAATCATTATAAACTGGATTATTTCATCGTACCTGAAATCTTAACTTTGGATTGCACATCAAGAATAATGAGCTTAAGAGATGGCACAAGCAAGATGAGTAAATCTGACCCTTCAGAATATTCGTGCATTAACCTTGATGATACGGATGATTTAATTGTCAAAAAAATAGAAAAAGCAAAAACAGATTCAATTCTAGGCTTTGATTTTGCTACTTTAGAGTGCCGACCAGAAATAAGCAATTTGATAAACATTTATTCAGTGCTTAGTAATGTAAATGCGGAAAAAGTATGTGAAGAAGTGAACAAACATGACATGAAGCACTTCAAAAAAGAGTTAGCTGATTTAATTATCAGTGTTATATCACCCATACGTGAGAGAATGAATGATCTTTTAAAAGACCAATTCCATTTACGTGAAATATTAAAAAAAGGTACAAAGAAAGCAGCAGAAATTGCAACCCATAATATAAAAGAAATCAAGGATATTATTGGATTTGCTCAATAG
- a CDS encoding CTP synthase: protein MKEAKFIFVTGGVVSSLGKGLVASSVGALLQAYGFKIRIRKLDPYLNIDPGTMNPTQHGEVFVTEDGAETDLDLGHYERFTGIKATKDDNITTGKIYHELLKKERRGDYLGKTVQVIPHVTDLIKSFIFNGTEGLDFVICEIGGTVGDIESQPFLEAIRQVNYTLGKQRVILIHLTLIPYLTAAQELKTKPTQHSVRELNSAGLQPDIILCRSEKEIFDNQREKIAKLCNVSLSNVIPAPDVSHIYELPVLYSQCGLDTQILEHFHLSEPKPSLIEWDQIVHSIRHPTQEVTVSIVGKYTEFPDAYKSLVEALNHGAISNKVKVRINWVNSREKEEKPINEKLIGEKLQNSHAILVPGGFGDDGVEGKILAINYARTNNIPFFGICLGMQLAIIEFARNVVKLEDAHSEEFHNCKHPIVKLAGDQDDDLGGTMRLGAYKCNINASSKMMDAYSNTTISERHRHRYIINSDYKDDLEKNGLLCSGISEDGTCIEAVELESHPWFIGVQFHPEFQSKPFSPHPLFISFIKAAVNKI, encoded by the coding sequence ATGAAGGAAGCTAAATTTATCTTTGTCACAGGTGGAGTTGTGTCATCGCTTGGTAAAGGCTTAGTTGCTTCAAGCGTTGGTGCGCTTCTTCAAGCTTACGGTTTTAAGATCCGTATCAGAAAACTTGACCCGTATCTCAACATTGATCCTGGGACAATGAACCCAACTCAGCACGGAGAGGTGTTTGTTACCGAGGATGGTGCTGAAACTGATTTGGATCTTGGGCATTATGAGCGTTTTACTGGAATTAAAGCAACAAAAGATGACAATATAACAACTGGTAAGATATATCATGAGTTGTTGAAGAAAGAGAGGCGTGGTGATTATCTGGGCAAAACTGTGCAAGTCATTCCTCATGTGACAGATTTAATCAAATCGTTCATTTTTAATGGTACGGAAGGTTTAGATTTTGTAATATGTGAAATAGGCGGAACTGTAGGTGACATTGAAAGCCAACCATTTTTGGAGGCTATACGCCAAGTTAACTACACATTAGGAAAACAAAGAGTTATCCTTATTCACTTAACTTTAATACCATATCTTACCGCAGCGCAAGAATTAAAGACAAAGCCAACGCAGCATTCAGTTCGAGAGTTAAATTCTGCGGGGTTACAACCAGATATTATATTATGCCGCAGTGAGAAAGAAATTTTCGATAATCAGAGAGAGAAAATAGCTAAGCTTTGCAATGTTTCTTTGTCCAATGTGATACCTGCTCCTGATGTGAGTCATATATATGAGTTACCGGTGTTGTATAGCCAATGTGGGCTTGATACGCAAATTTTGGAGCACTTTCATTTAAGTGAGCCAAAACCAAGCTTGATTGAATGGGATCAAATAGTGCATTCCATAAGGCACCCAACACAGGAAGTTACTGTGTCTATAGTGGGAAAATACACCGAATTCCCTGATGCGTATAAATCACTAGTTGAAGCATTAAATCATGGTGCGATTAGTAATAAAGTCAAAGTAAGGATAAATTGGGTTAACTCAAGAGAAAAGGAAGAAAAACCTATAAATGAAAAGCTTATAGGGGAGAAGTTGCAGAATTCTCATGCAATTCTTGTCCCAGGGGGGTTTGGTGATGACGGAGTAGAGGGTAAAATATTAGCAATAAATTATGCCCGTACAAATAATATCCCATTTTTCGGAATTTGCCTTGGTATGCAGCTTGCAATTATTGAGTTTGCTCGTAATGTTGTTAAGCTTGAAGATGCACACTCTGAAGAATTTCATAACTGTAAACATCCAATCGTTAAGTTAGCTGGCGATCAAGATGACGATCTTGGTGGAACCATGAGACTTGGGGCATACAAATGTAATATAAATGCAAGCTCTAAAATGATGGATGCATATAGTAACACTACTATTTCAGAGAGACACAGGCATAGATACATAATCAATTCAGATTATAAAGATGATTTGGAAAAAAATGGGCTGCTATGCAGTGGCATATCAGAAGATGGAACATGTATAGAGGCAGTGGAGTTAGAGAGTCATCCGTGGTTTATTGGTGTGCAGTTTCATCCAGAGTTTCAATCAAAGCCGTTTTCTCCTCATCCTCTTTTTATATCGTTTATTAAGGCAGCAGTTAATAAAATTTAA